One genomic segment of Hevea brasiliensis isolate MT/VB/25A 57/8 chromosome 3, ASM3005281v1, whole genome shotgun sequence includes these proteins:
- the LOC131178421 gene encoding uncharacterized protein LOC131178421 — protein MKGATTADAQTPHRESIEVPSSPPRPQEQPIPEVEVIAPAPQQIELPPPPPPPTSSNVEGESSCPTIRTLSWGAQLLIQSLERNRSTGGNPGLAKVMGASICFQEDRNREKAHGLKKEILKAIQDASTAQAQLSSANEYIARMEDQMKRYEERIVEVERELEDSRAGWSADLARYAEDLRKPYPEEDFSWMNELVPEAEDESNKELGGDREGHQT, from the exons ATGAAGGGGGCCACCACTGCTGATGCTCAGACCCCTCATCGTGAATCAATAGAGGTGCCGAGCTCTCCTCCCCGACCTCAGGAGCAACCGATCCCTGAGGTAGAAGTCATCGCCCCGGCTCCTCAACAAATCGAGCTTccacctccccctcctcctcCGACCTCTTCCAACGTAGAAGGGGAGTCTTCCTGTCCCACGATTAGGACACTTTCCTGGGGCGCACAGCTTCTGATCCAATCATTGGAAAGGAACCGCTCTACTGGGGGGAATCCAGGCCTGGCCAAAGTTATGGGAGCTTCTATTTGCTTCCAAGAAGACCGGAAcag agagaaagcccacggCTTGAAGAAAGAGATCCTTAAGGCGATCCAAGATGCCTCTACTGCACAAGCTCAGCTCTCTTCTGCTAACGAGTACATCGCCAGAATGGAGGATCAGATGAAGCGTTATGAGGAGAGGATCGTTGAAGTGGAACGGGAACTCGAAGACTCTCGAGCTGGTTGGTCTGCCGATCTCGCTCGTTATGCTGAAGACCTTCgg AAACCGTatcctgaagaggatttctcctgGATGAACGAGCTCGTCCCAGAGGCCGAAGACGAGAGCAACAAGGAGCTCGggggagatagagagg gacatcaaacttaa
- the LOC110652079 gene encoding stress-response A/B barrel domain-containing protein HS1-like yields the protein MAEAKGVAEAERIAKHIILAKFKEEVSAEEIQQLIKGYANLVNLIPPMKSFRWGTDAGIENLTEGYTHVFESAFETTQGIAEYVAHPAHIEYSNLLAPALEKVLAMDYQSNIVQL from the exons ATGGCTGAAGCAAAAGGAGTAGCAGAAGCAGAAAGAATCGCCAAGCACATTATTTTGGCAAAGTTCAAAGAAGAAGTTTCAGCTGAAGAGATTCAACAACTCATAAAGGGATATGCCAATCTCGTCAATCTTATTCCACCCATGAAGTCTTTTCGTTG GGGCACAGATGCAGGCATTGAGAACCTGACAGAAGGTTACACCCATGTGTTTGAATCTGCCTTTGAGACTACACAAGGAATTGCAGAGTATGTAGCTCATCCTGCTCACATTGAATATTCCAATCTGCTCGCTCCTGCTCTAGAGAAAGTCCTTGCAATGGATTACCAGTCCAATATCGTTCAACTCTAA
- the LOC110641498 gene encoding stress-response A/B barrel domain-containing protein HS1-like, whose amino-acid sequence MAEAKGVAEAERVAKHIILAKFKEDVSAEEIQQLIKGFANLVNLIPPMKSFRWGTDADIENLTEGYTHVFESTFETTQGIAEYVAHPAHIEYSNLLAPALEKVLAMDYQSNIVQL is encoded by the exons ATGGCTGAAGCAAAAGGAGTGGCAGAAGCAGAAAGAGTCGCCAAGCACATTATTTTGGCAAAGTTCAAAGAAGATGTTTCAGCTGAAGAGATTCAACAACTCATAAAGGGATTTGCCAATCTCGTCAATCTTATTCCACCCATGAAGTCTTTCCGTTG GGGCACAGATGCAGACATTGAGAACCTGACAGAAGGTTACACCCATGTGTTTGAATCTACCTTTGAGACTACACAAGGAATTGCAGAGTACGTAGCTCATCCTGCTCACATTGAATATTCCAATCTTCTCGCTCCTGCTCTGGAGAAAGTCCTTGCAATGGATTACCAGTCCAATATCGTTCAACTCTAA
- the LOC110641489 gene encoding stress-response A/B barrel domain-containing protein HS1-like, translating into MAEAKGVAEAERVAKHIILAKFKEDVSAEEIQQLIKGFANLVNLIPPMKSFRWGTDADIENLTEGYTHVFESTFETTQGIAEYVAHPAHIEYSNLLAPALEKVLAMDYQSNSVQL; encoded by the exons ATGGCTGAAGCAAAAGGAGTGGCAGAAGCAGAAAGAGTCGCCAAGCACATTATTTTGGCAAAGTTCAAAGAAGATGTTTCAGCTGAAGAGATTCAACAACTCATAAAGGGATTTGCCAATCTCGTCAATCTTATTCCACCCATGAAGTCTTTCCGTTG GGGCACAGATGCAGACATTGAGAACCTGACAGAAGGTTACACCCATGTGTTTGAATCTACCTTTGAGACTACACAAGGAATTGCAGAGTACGTAGCTCATCCTGCTCACATTGAATATTCCAATCTTCTCGCTCCTGCTCTGGAGAAAGTCCTTGCAATGGATTACCAGTCCAATAGCGTTCAACTCTAA